AAGAAAAGTGCTTTCGCAACATTATTCTTCTTCTTTGATACCTGAGTTATGCTCTTCGCCTATCTCCCCATCGCCTCCGGCCGTCTTGTTGTCCAATATTCCCAATACCCCGTACAGCCGGTAGGGCTCTTTTGAAAATTTATTACCAAGGATGATGATGGTTGTGCTGTCCTGGAGTCGTCTGTAAAAACAAGAATTGTATCCATGCCACCAGCCATTGTGAAATACCACAGGCAATGAATCTTCTGTTCGGAGAATTCTCCATCCATATCCGTAATTATAGATCCCTTTACGCTCCTTCTGCCGGGGCTTGAACATCAGTTCAATCACCGTATCCGCAAGCAAGGTATGATTGTAAAAACTCTTATCATACTTATTCAGATCAACCACATTGGTAAATACTCCTTTATCACCCACACAACCATCCAGAAAATTATTTTTCTCAGGTTCCCACTTTGAATTATACCCCCGGGCACGGATTCTGGAAGGGTCATCGTACATTCCTCCCACCCATGTATTATTCATCTCCAGTGGTTTGAATATTTTTTCTTCCAGAAATTCCGCGTATGTATTTCCACCTACAATTTCAATTATTCTTGCAAGTACAATATAATTTGTATTGCAGTAATCAAACTTTTCATTGGGTTTATAATACCTGGGAGGACTGGAATCACAAATTGCCCGGATCATGTCATCCAGCTTCACGGGCGTTTCAGAATCGGGATACCACTTCTCAGAAAAGTAGTGGTATTCGCCCAATCCGGACCGATGCGAAAGAAGAAGATCAATACTTATTCCCTTGAAAGGCCATCCCTTGATATACTTTTCAACTTTATCCTTCAGCCTGATTTTCCCTTCCTGATACAGGATCAATATGGCGGTTGCGGTAAACGTTTTTGTTACACTGGCCACCTGAAAGGATGTAGTGGGATCAAGTTCCGTACTCTTTGACTTATCCGGGTATCCAAAGCACTTCTTATAGATCACTTTTCCCTTTCGCGAGATCAGCACATTTCCGTTAAATCCATTCTGCACCTTGCGTTGAAACAGTGTATCCAATCGCTGAACGATCAGAGGGGCGTGATGGCCTTCAGTCATACTGGGAAAAAACCGATCTGCTTCAGGGAAATGCTTTAATTGAATAGATCGGTACTCACAGGAAAGAATGAGTAGTAGTGGTAGTAGTAGTGGTAGTGGTGGCCGTGAATGAGGAGAAAAGCGGAACATGATCACATATTGCGTCTATACTGGCCACCGACTTCAAACAAGGCCGTAGTAATCTGTCCCAGCGAACAGTATTTTCCTGCCTCCATGAGGCATGCAAACAGGTTCCGGTTTTCCACTGCTGCCTTTTGCATATCCTTCAGGCAATCTGCCGTTTTGCCGGCGTTTCCTTTGTTCAGGTGCTGTACCATGCTAATCTGGTACTCCTTCTCCTCCGTTGTTGCCCGTATTACTTCACGCGGCAGAATCGTAGGGGATCCTTTGGAAGACAGGAACGTATTCACTCCGATGATGGGAAGCTCACCCGTATGTTTCATCGTTTCATAGTATAAGCTCTCCTCCTGAATCTTTCCGCGCTGATACATGGTTTCCATGGCACCCAGTACGCCTCCCCGCTCATTAATCCGGTCGAACTCCAACAGTACTGCTTCCTCCACCAGATCCGTCAGCTCTTCGATAATGAAAGAGCCTTGCATAGGGTTCTCGTTCTTAGAAAGTCCGAGCTCCCTGTTAATAATGAGCTGAATCGCCATTGCTCTCCGTACAGATTCTTCTGTTGGCGTAGTGATGGCTTCATCATACGCGTTCGTATGCAGGGAATTACAATTATCGTAGATAGCATAGAGTGCCTGCAGCGTTGTGCGAATATCATTGAAATCAATTTCCTGTGCATGAAGCGACCGGCCAGATGTCTGTATATGGTACTTCAACATCTGGGAGCGTTCATTGGCTTTATACTTGTTTTTCATGGCCCGCGCCCAGATCCTTCGAGCAACACGTCCAATCACGGAATATTCAGGGTCAATACCGTTGGAGAAGAAAAATGAAAGGTTCGGTGCAAAGTCATTCACATCCATTCCCCGGCTGAGATAATACTCCACATATGTAAAACCATTGGCGAGTGTGAAGGCCAGCTGGGTAACAGGATTCGCACCAGCCTCCGCGATATGGTACCCGGAAATGGAAACAGAATAGAAATTACGGATACTGTTCTCAATGAAATACTCCTGTACATCCCCCATCAGACGTAATGCAAATTCCGTAGAGAAAATACATGTATTCTGCGCCTGATCTTCCTTCAGAATATCCGCCTGAACTGTACCGCGTACGGCAGCCAGCGTACATTCTGCGATCTCTTTATACACGGATGCCGGCAACACCTGATCTCCTGTTACACCCAGCAGCATCAGTCCCAGTCCGTCGTTTCCTTCGGGAAGTGGTCCCTGGTAGGCCGGACGGGGCACTCCCTTTTTCTTATAGATCTCCCGGATCTTTTCCTCCACTTCCTTTTCCATTCCCTGCTTACGGATATACAATTCACATTGCTGATCTATTGCCGCATTCATAAAATACGCGGTCATAACCGCAGCCGGACCATTGATGGTCATGCTTACGCTGGTTTTTGGATCTGAAAGATTAAAACCGGAGTATAATTTCTTTGCGTCGTCCAGACAGCAAATGGAAACGCCGCTGTTTCCGATCTTGCCGTAAATATCCGGACGTGTTTCAGGGTCGCGACCATATAGTGTAACTGAATCGAACGCAGTAGATAATCTTTTTGCCGGCATACCCAGAGACACATAATGAAAGCGGCGATTGGTACGCTCCGGGCCGCCTTCGCCGGCGAACATGCGTGTAGGATCCTCACCCTCCCGCTTGAAGGGAAAAACGCCTGCCGTATAAGGATACTCTCCGGGCACATTCTCCTTCAGGTTCCA
Above is a genomic segment from Bacteroidia bacterium containing:
- a CDS encoding methylmalonyl-CoA mutase family protein; the protein is MIQTEVYQPKNKIRIVTAASLFDGHDAAINVMRRIIQASGAEVIHLGHDRSVKEIVDCAVQEDVQAIAITSYQGGHMEFFKYMHDLLKERGCGHIRIFGGGGGTILPSEVKELHAYGIARIYSPDDGRAMGLQGMINDLLQKSDFPSGKNLNGEVNHLQLKDPKAIASLISASENYPGEVKGMLDEVRTRAAKKKIPVLGITGTGGAGKSSLVDELVRRFLLDFPDKTVAIISVDPSRKKSGGALLGDRIRMNSISNDRVYMRSLATRQSNLALSKYVNEAVLVVKAAGYDLVILETSGIGQSDTEIVDHSDLSLYVMTPEYGAASQLEKIDMLDFADVVALNKFDKRGAQDALRDVRKQYKRNRKDFAAEDENLPVFGTIASQFNDPGMNRLYRSVLGKIAEKTGLNFNSKLSAAAEVSEKIFIIPPGRTRYLSEISEQNRSERQWIEEQAAVADELFGIEKAIQSLAGSSMDDKDRMIRKLKEQLELRREVLLPECRKILDGWTSKRKQYKDEVFIYKVRGKDLKVSTQTESLSHIRIPKVVTPSYTGWGDILRWNLKENVPGEYPYTAGVFPFKREGEDPTRMFAGEGGPERTNRRFHYVSLGMPAKRLSTAFDSVTLYGRDPETRPDIYGKIGNSGVSICCLDDAKKLYSGFNLSDPKTSVSMTINGPAAVMTAYFMNAAIDQQCELYIRKQGMEKEVEEKIREIYKKKGVPRPAYQGPLPEGNDGLGLMLLGVTGDQVLPASVYKEIAECTLAAVRGTVQADILKEDQAQNTCIFSTEFALRLMGDVQEYFIENSIRNFYSVSISGYHIAEAGANPVTQLAFTLANGFTYVEYYLSRGMDVNDFAPNLSFFFSNGIDPEYSVIGRVARRIWARAMKNKYKANERSQMLKYHIQTSGRSLHAQEIDFNDIRTTLQALYAIYDNCNSLHTNAYDEAITTPTEESVRRAMAIQLIINRELGLSKNENPMQGSFIIEELTDLVEEAVLLEFDRINERGGVLGAMETMYQRGKIQEESLYYETMKHTGELPIIGVNTFLSSKGSPTILPREVIRATTEEKEYQISMVQHLNKGNAGKTADCLKDMQKAAVENRNLFACLMEAGKYCSLGQITTALFEVGGQYRRNM
- a CDS encoding beta-lactamase family protein, translated to MTEGHHAPLIVQRLDTLFQRKVQNGFNGNVLISRKGKVIYKKCFGYPDKSKSTELDPTTSFQVASVTKTFTATAILILYQEGKIRLKDKVEKYIKGWPFKGISIDLLLSHRSGLGEYHYFSEKWYPDSETPVKLDDMIRAICDSSPPRYYKPNEKFDYCNTNYIVLARIIEIVGGNTYAEFLEEKIFKPLEMNNTWVGGMYDDPSRIRARGYNSKWEPEKNNFLDGCVGDKGVFTNVVDLNKYDKSFYNHTLLADTVIELMFKPRQKERKGIYNYGYGWRILRTEDSLPVVFHNGWWHGYNSCFYRRLQDSTTIIILGNKFSKEPYRLYGVLGILDNKTAGGDGEIGEEHNSGIKEEE